The following is a genomic window from Methanoplanus sp. FWC-SCC4.
TCATAATAAAAACCTCAGTTCATGAAAAATGGCGGATAACCGTCAATATCCCCACGCAAAAAACGGGCCATCAGCATCGCCTGAACATAAGGAACAAGACCGACAGAGATCTTCTCCTTTAAATACGGATGGACAATTTTATCCTGCTTCCTCTTCTGCCATGCACCAAGAACCTCCTTTTTCCCGTCATCTGTCATAATAACGCCGCCGTTCTCCTTCTTTAGAAAATCATTACCGCTAATCTGCCTCAGATTTACCATACTTAAAGCAAGCCTGTCAGCCAGAAACGGCCTTAACTCCTCCATCATATCAAGTGCAAGACTCGCCCTTCCAGGCCTGTCGGTATGGAAAAACCCGACATAAGGATCAAGGCCCACACTCTCAAGAGCAGACTCAACATCATGTGCAAGAAGAGTATACAAAAAAGAAAGCAGAGCATTCATATTATCCAGAGGAGGTCTCCTGTTGCGTTCACTGATAAAAAAATCATCCTTCTGCTTTAAAATAAGCTCATCAAGAGCTGAAAAATAAAATTTTGCACAGTTTCCCTCAATCCCCCGGAGGGCATCAGGATTGATGCAGTCATCAACCTTCAAAAGATTCCCGATAATAAGACTGTCGGCATACCTGACTTTGTCACAGTCAATAACATCACCGTGATCGCGAACGCCACGCCCAAGAACAGTCCTGCAATTGACAACCTTGCCCTTCATAAAACACTTTGCAATATTCAGGGAATCACCAATATCATCAGCTATCCGGTACTGGGTCCGCCTCAAATGTACATTCCCCTTAACCTTCCCACTGACTCTTGCCTGAAACCTGCCGGACGGAGACAAAAAAGACAGCCCGACATTATTATCAGTACAAAGCCGCATCAGCTGCGGACTTGCACCCATATACCCAAAACAGACAATCCCCTCAAGATTATGAACAGGAATCCTGAACCTGTCCTCACCATCAACCCTTACAACCACGTTTTCCCCGTCCTTTAAAAGATAAGACTCAGGTGTGGTCACATAAAGCGTATTCAGTAGTTTCCTCATAAAAAACCCCTAATCACCCTTGCAGGCATCATCCACATGCCTTTTGACATAACCTGCAACAGATGTTTTCTTAATTGTAATTTTCGGCATGCACACATTTTCAAGAGAGCAGGCGCTGCATTTTTTTGACTTCTCCGCAGGCGGCGTAACCCCCTTATCAAAAATCTCATGCATCTCATCTGCAAGGGATGAAACAAGACTCCAAAGGGAATCATCCAGATTCAGATGAACCCTTCTTCTGATCTCATGATAATAGAAGTCAGCCGATTCTATCCTGACTCCGAACATCTCCTCAAGGCACATTGCCTGTGCACAAAGCTGAACCTCGTCACGCTCGTCGGTTTTTGGTTTCCCCCGCTTGTATTCAACAGGCCTCATCGTCCAGAGCCCTTCATACCCGGGGACTGAAATACCGTCCTTTGTTCGGATATACTCAACAACATCCGCAATCCCGAAAAGGCCAAGACTATGTGATACCAGAGGAAAAGCCCTTGATATGAAAACATCACCCCTGCTCTCAAAAAAGAAGGGATCATCGACACGCTCATGCAGGAAATGACCCTCTGTTGTCCTCAGATTATCCTCCCACTGGCGCTCAACATGAATTAAGGCCCACTGCCGTTTGCAAAAATAAAAATGCTGTATGCCTGACAACGACAAAAGCTCGTCATCGGCATAGCTTTTTCCGGTCATAATTTTTCAATCAGAGTAACCCCGGAAGGAATCTCATCCTTTAAAACAGTGACATCATAGTCACCAAACGAGCGTGGCGGAAGATCGCCTGAAACACGCTCAACTTTTACCTTGTCAAAGAGAACATGCGACTGACAGCATCCAAGTTCACTCTCATGCTTAAAGACTATCAGTTTCCTTGCAGACATCTTTCCCCTTGCAGCCGAGTGGTCATGCTCAAACATATTTACAAGACTGTCCCACAAAAGCTCAAGATCATCCTCTGTAAATCCGGTTGTCTTTCTGGCAAGATTTGCAGAAATATAACCCTCGGCACGGTAAAGACCGTATGGTATAATCTGCTTCTTTCCCATCGTCTGACCTTTCTCGGCATCCTTGTCCTTTGTAACAGCACAACGGGTAACCGTTATCTCCTGCTGAAAAACGGGATCAAGGCTTCTTGAAAAATTGATCTGAACAGGCCCTCTTACCTGACCGCAGTTGACCTCTGTTGTCATAACAGCCCCGAATGCACGGATATCAAAGAAATTCTGGCACATAAACTTCGTAAGATCACTATCTTTTGGCTTCTTTGAATCCTTTTTAATGCCGAGATTATCATACGCTTTCTGGTGCTGCTGATTTAGAACAGCACCTGACTTCACATAAATTTCATAGCCGGGAACATCCTCTCTTACAAGATCAACATAATCCCTAATCTTTCTTTTAAGGCAGACATCGGTAACAATACCACAGCCTGTCTGCGGATCAATTCTTGGCATATTGCCCATATCGGGATCACCGTTGGGGTTTCCGTTCTCAACATCAAACAACAATACAAACTCATAACGATTCTTAATAATTTCACTCATAATTTACTCCTCCTTTATTGAACTGCTCTCTTTCTTCTTGTAAAAATTCTTACGCTGATGATAATATCCAAGCATAAACATACCCTGTCCTTCAAGATTCAGATACTCAGGGAACTCATTTACTTCAGACAAAATTTCCTCTATGGACTTATTTGACACAAAGCCCCATTCTGACTTTGCAATATGATGCTGTGCAAGTTTTAGCAAAACAGGGAAAACTACCGCTGGTGTGGACGATGCGCTGCTGAAATATTTGCTGTTTATAGTACTACCCATATCCTTGTTTGTCTCACCCTGCACCTTTTCAAGCACAGCAAAAAGTCTTCCAAGACGATACGGCACATTTTGACTCTCTTCATTTAAACTCATGGTAATCAGACTCTCATCTAAACTGCTCAGACCGGATCTCGAAAGCCTAAAAAGATAAGCCTTGATAAAACCGGCACGAACATAATTAATCGACCTCTCAACCTTTACACGACTTAAAATTGCGTTGTACATCTGAGCCGGATAGGCAGTCCCGTTAAGAATGGAATTCATCATAAGACCGCCGAGAAGGGGGGAAACTTCTCCCTTGTCAGAACTCTCAGGCACTGTTTCCCTCAAAAGATTCCGTACGGAAATATACCTGAAATCAAAATCACCCCTGACAATTTCCATATCCAGATAATGACGTGAAACCCTCTCAATGAAGTTTCCAAAACTATCCATATACCAAAAACGGACAGCAATTCTTGCATTATTCGGAGACAGACCAAGGATGTAGAATCTGGTATCCCGATCTGTTTTTATGTCATCACTGTTTATTTTGTGACCTCTGCTAATCTTTTTCAGAACATCATTAGCAATCTGAAGGGTTTTTTCATCCTTAACTCTCTGATTTTCATCTGCATTCTCTTTATTATCCTTAGATGCATCACGGGGGTTTAAGAAGAAATTTGCAAGATTTTCACAGGTCTTATCACTCGTTTCCGCCCAGAAAACCGTTGTTGTATCCCCAATTCTAATCCTGTTGTCCATCGACAAAAGCAGATGGTTAAGAACTGTTGTGTACTTAAACATCGCCAATTCGCCAACAGGGGCATTATAGCTCTGATCCTTCCCATAAGAATAAAATGCATCATTATTGAAGCTTACAATCGAAGCACCTGCTGACTGTGCATTGGCAACGCCCTTTATTTTCTGATGCAGTCTTGCAACCGGACCACTCTCACCGGTCACAAGGCACTGCCCGACAATGGCACCCTTTGAAGAACCGACAGAATTATACTTTTCCCAGCTCCTCCTGGCATCAGAACTGTTGTGCAAATAATCATCATCC
Proteins encoded in this region:
- the cas1c gene encoding type I-C CRISPR-associated endonuclease Cas1c, with product MRKLLNTLYVTTPESYLLKDGENVVVRVDGEDRFRIPVHNLEGIVCFGYMGASPQLMRLCTDNNVGLSFLSPSGRFQARVSGKVKGNVHLRRTQYRIADDIGDSLNIAKCFMKGKVVNCRTVLGRGVRDHGDVIDCDKVRYADSLIIGNLLKVDDCINPDALRGIEGNCAKFYFSALDELILKQKDDFFISERNRRPPLDNMNALLSFLYTLLAHDVESALESVGLDPYVGFFHTDRPGRASLALDMMEELRPFLADRLALSMVNLRQISGNDFLKKENGGVIMTDDGKKEVLGAWQKRKQDKIVHPYLKEKISVGLVPYVQAMLMARFLRGDIDGYPPFFMN
- the cas4 gene encoding CRISPR-associated protein Cas4, which codes for MTGKSYADDELLSLSGIQHFYFCKRQWALIHVERQWEDNLRTTEGHFLHERVDDPFFFESRGDVFISRAFPLVSHSLGLFGIADVVEYIRTKDGISVPGYEGLWTMRPVEYKRGKPKTDERDEVQLCAQAMCLEEMFGVRIESADFYYHEIRRRVHLNLDDSLWSLVSSLADEMHEIFDKGVTPPAEKSKKCSACSLENVCMPKITIKKTSVAGYVKRHVDDACKGD
- the cas7c gene encoding type I-C CRISPR-associated protein Cas7/Csd2, with product MSEIIKNRYEFVLLFDVENGNPNGDPDMGNMPRIDPQTGCGIVTDVCLKRKIRDYVDLVREDVPGYEIYVKSGAVLNQQHQKAYDNLGIKKDSKKPKDSDLTKFMCQNFFDIRAFGAVMTTEVNCGQVRGPVQINFSRSLDPVFQQEITVTRCAVTKDKDAEKGQTMGKKQIIPYGLYRAEGYISANLARKTTGFTEDDLELLWDSLVNMFEHDHSAARGKMSARKLIVFKHESELGCCQSHVLFDKVKVERVSGDLPPRSFGDYDVTVLKDEIPSGVTLIEKL
- the cas8c gene encoding type I-C CRISPR-associated protein Cas8c/Csd1, giving the protein MSLLRRSVVIIESLCRYYDILANDESVSISRPGYSSAKVSFNLIISGEGELLNIIDLRSDDKKPRPRMMDVPQQNSRANSVTPYFLCENAKYVFGVEKVKRADYEKKYLYKGGCVLLEDGEKEVVLTHPRSLECFEEFKKLHHSLLDVVNNPAAKGLLLFLDNWNPEDFVKNPKIDQYKDDILAGGNFVFQYERDDDYLHNSSDARRSWEKYNSVGSSKGAIVGQCLVTGESGPVARLHQKIKGVANAQSAGASIVSFNNDAFYSYGKDQSYNAPVGELAMFKYTTVLNHLLLSMDNRIRIGDTTTVFWAETSDKTCENLANFFLNPRDASKDNKENADENQRVKDEKTLQIANDVLKKISRGHKINSDDIKTDRDTRFYILGLSPNNARIAVRFWYMDSFGNFIERVSRHYLDMEIVRGDFDFRYISVRNLLRETVPESSDKGEVSPLLGGLMMNSILNGTAYPAQMYNAILSRVKVERSINYVRAGFIKAYLFRLSRSGLSSLDESLITMSLNEESQNVPYRLGRLFAVLEKVQGETNKDMGSTINSKYFSSASSTPAVVFPVLLKLAQHHIAKSEWGFVSNKSIEEILSEVNEFPEYLNLEGQGMFMLGYYHQRKNFYKKKESSSIKEE